gagatgggagaaccttccagaaggacatccatctctgtagctctccaccaatcaggcctttatggtagactggccagacggaagccactcctcagtaaaaggcacataatgGACTGCTTGGAGTTTACCTACAgtaaagcatgggggtggcagcatcatagtgtggggatgtttttcagggactgggagactagtcaggatcgagggaaagatgaacagatcaaagtacagagagatccttgatgaaaacctgctccagagagctcaggccTCAGACTGGGCTGAagattcaccttcaaacaggacaatgaccctaagcacacagtctcTGAATGCAAGTCTCTGAatgcaagtctctgaatgcccttgagtggcccagtcagagccatctctggagagacctgaaaatagctgtgcagcgatgctccccatccaacctgacagagcttgagaagatctgcagagaatgggttgaaactccccaaatacagatgtgccatgcttgtagcatcatacccaagaagactcaaggctgtgatTGCTGCCacaggtgctttaacaaagtactcagtagagggtctgaatacttatgttaatgtgatatttacgttttttgctttgtctttatggggtttTGTGAGTAGATTGATACGTATGTTACGTACGCCTCTaagaagagggaacgcaacaccctgctacaactcaactccccgtggCGTGAAAGATGAATTGGattgtaggtgcgagtaaggatgacaaaggcGGAGAGCTTACCGTTTACAGGGAATTTATTCCGTCACACGGTAATTTGGGGAAAAAGAGGCTTGACGAAAGCAAagaacctgcctacccactacttacctaactagcaccacctggtgcgctaaccaaaatacagttAGTGGTCTGCCTAGGTCTTACCTAGTGTTCATAGACAGTAAATACTACGGGTGTATGTATGACCGCAGGCCTCTTGCTTCAGCACaccctaggtgccttccccttcccccctgggaacaaattaaACAGAATAATACAAACGTAAGTAAACAATTTGCAGAATCAAAAACACTGCGTCCTATTGACACACACATACCTCAGATCAGCGGCAACAAAATACTTAACAAAAACCTGTTtctcagcaacaaccaacacaggacataaccATCAGCTCTCTCCTAACAAAGGGACACGGGGTTTTCTAGCTTCAGAAGGAGTCTGTGATGATATACAGCTGTATCCTCTGACGAGagggcggggtcagctccaatCAGCTGATTGggggaagccatttcctgaaacacAAACATAATTCAAAAGGCACTAGTACATCTGAGCCATCTTCTTTGCAGGTGCCTGGCAAcagttgaacaagatgaaggaaaaaggaaaccccacactgctcttggtagtatcactgctctttaataagctaACGTATCGACCTTCGTCAGAGCTGAAACACAAATATACAAAcaaaaccacaacacagaaactggggaatgtAACAGTATTTttcaaatccattttagaataaggctgtaacttaacaaaatgtggaaaaagtcaaggggtctgaatactttccgaatgcgccgTAAATGATCAAGGAACACTAACCCGACCGACCAACCAACCAAGCACTTTGTTTCTCTCCAGGGCGGAGGGGCTGAAGGAGTCCCAGTCCGCCAGTCCCTTAGCCCAGTCGCCACAGGACAGGCCGGGGCCCTCAGGGGCCAAACCTAGTGGGGGACCTTGCCCCGTCAGACAGTTCTTCCCCCTTGGACCTGACTTCTCCCTCCAGAACCGTCCCCAGCCAGTCAGGCCGGTCCAGTCCAGCGAGCCTCAGGGTCAGCGCTACACCTCAGAAGAGATCGAGGTGCTCAGGTGAGCAGACTGGGATCTATCTGGACTCTGGAGAATTAAAGAACATGGTCAACACATTGAGTTTAGGCTCCCAAGAAGCAATGATCTGTGGTTCCATAATCATCCCCATTTCCCTAGGAGCATAATGCCAGTGTGTGACTGGTTTTTCTAAAGGTTAGCTAGTAACACACCTTTGTTTGGTGAAGGTTCAGGTTTGACTCTCATCTACATTTCCACCTGCTGGGTAAGTTACACATGTTACATTTCTCCTGATTCTCCTCCTTTTCAAATAGGAGCACGTCCAAGATCAACGGCACACCCTTTGTCCCCTTCATGAGCGTGGACCTGAAGGAGAGATTTGCCTTTCCTGTTCCATTCTCGTAAGTCAGGATATTCTTGGCTGAGTCAAAAAAGTACCTTAGTACGTGGGTGTACAGATTGTAGAATACACACATAATACATTTCTACTGACAACCAATTTCCATCTGAAAGCAGATACTAGATGGAGTGCCGCTTGATTGCATCAATTGTTAATTAGTGATTAACATCAGACTTTTTATTCTCTGTGGATGTTTCCCAGGGACAAACTAGGCAAGCTGGCCCTGTCTCCCAAGCAGAGAACCATCTTCTCCCGCTGGGTTCGCCCTGACGAGATCTGCAATAACCCCACCATGATCTTATCTGTGTCCAGCTTCAGCATCAAACAGGTCCGGCCACACACACAGCCGCCAATATTCACTATCACTAATCAAGACCAAAACGTACCCTGTAAAATACATCATTATTTAAGGTGTAGACCACTAAGAGTGCAGTAGCTATATGAGTTGTATTGGAATTGACTCAACATCAGATGGCGCCACTTGTGCGTATGTTTTGTCAGATAAAACCTACCTACTTTATAGACAATCTGCTCTATACTGAATACCTGTCAATGTGACGGATAAAACTGACAGATTTACCTCCCATCCTGGTGGTCCGATGTCAGTCTCATACTCTTATTGTTGATCACCTACCCTCTCCTGTTAGACGGTGGTGTCTGACTGCTCGTTCGTGGCGTCGTTAGCCATCAGCGCTGCCTATGAGCGACGCTACAACAAGAAGCTCATCACCAGCATCATCTACCCCCAGAACCGGCGCGGGGAGCCAGAGTATAACCCCTGTGGGAAGTACATGGTGAAGCTTCACATCAACGGTGTGCCCAGGAAGGTAACACACTGCAAAACCTGGGAACTGGGTCCCCTGGTGCTCAATGTCATTGTGCGATAAGCTAGCAAACCTCCCTCTCTAAATGACTAGACTGTCACTGTAAAGCTGCCATGTCTCTGACAGTGTCTACCAATGGGTTGTATTGTTGTAAGTGTTCCCCCTCATGTTCCCTGCAGGTCATTATAGACGACTTCCTGCCATGTGGTCAGAATGGAGAGCTGCTGTGTTCCTACTCCAGCAACAGGAACGAGCTGTGGGTCTCCCTCATAGAGAAGGCCTACATGAAGGTCATGGGAGGCTATGACTTCCCCGGCTCCAACTCGGTGAGGGAGTTCCCCCTGTGAAAGTACTACCCCTTTTGCACTGGGCTCTGTCCAATAGCCAAACGTGCAACTCAATTATTTGCTTTGGCTACATCTCCTTGTCTCCTACTGAACTGATATGAGAGAAGCGAATGTTTCACTTTGGAGAATTTTTCAGAGCTAACAAGAGTTCCCTGACATTCACGGCGATATTGGACAGTTGGCTCTGTTCTCCACCTTGTTATTTATGTTCTCTAAAGTGTGATCTCTATCCATTCTGTCTTATTGTATTGTAGAACATCGATCTGCACGCACTCACTGGCTGGATCCCAGAGCGTATCGCCATGCATTCAGACAATCAGTCATTCATCAAGGACGACACCTTCCGCATGCTCTACCAGAGGTGAGAcacgcagacacaaacacacactcattaattCACCCATGCACACACTTAAGGGTCTACATAGTCCATCTGCTCTGTAGaattcacacacatacagtacacagcaAGAGATATGACTCACAGATTCTTACACATTtgaaatactttatttgaatccacaaatcatattacatttgtaaaaagatacacacacacacacacacacacacacacgagtaatGCCACTAATCCATCCTCAAGTAGTAATTCGTCATGAATACCTTTGCTGCCAGATGGTAATAGACATGGTTATCAATACCACAGACTTGTGTCTCCTAGCCAAGATAGCTGACCTACTActctcacatccccctctcctctcatgacAGGTTTCACCGGGGCGACGTCTTAATCACCACAGCAACGGGGGTGATGACAGAGGAGGAAGGCGAGAGGTGGGGCCTTGTGCCAACGCATGCCTACGCTGTCCTGGATATCCGGGAGCACAAAGTAAGTGTTAGTGTTAACTTAGCATACCCACCCATGGttgttacagtagcttgttagcatgacaatacagaacattaatagacaagaacagctcaaggacagaactacataaaacatttttttaaaggcacacgtagcctacatatcaatgcatacacacatctaggtcaaataggggagaggcgttgtgagGTGTGGCTTAagctgttttttgaaaccaggtttgctgtttatttgagcaatatgagatggaatggagttccatgcaataatcaCTCTATATAATattgtacgctttcttgaatttgttctggatttggggattgtgaaaagacccctggtagCATGTCtgatggggtaagtgtgtgtgccGGCGCTTTGTGTAAGTTCAACTctcagccaagagagactggcatgcatagtatatATATcatccctctgattacaatgaagagcaagacgtgccactctgttctgggccggctgcagcttaactaggtctttccttgcagcactggaccacactactggacaataatcaagataagacaaaactagagcctgcagaactttgtAACTTTAGTTACACTAATAGTGTTCTGCCTGCATGCTAAGCTTCTTTGCCATTTGATCTGGCTCTCAGGGGAAGCGGTTCCTGCAGCTGAAGAACCCGTGGAGCCACCTGAGGTGGAAAGGTCGCTTCAGTGAACGGGACGAGAAAAACTGGACCCCAGAACTTCTCAAATACCTCAACTTTGACCCCAAGACCGCACAGAAGTTTGATAACGGTGTGTTCTGGATCACGTTTGAGGACCTGTGCCAGTACTATGATGTCATCTACCTGAGCTGGAGCCCCGCCCTGTTCAGAGAGTCTTCCTGTATCCATAGGTCAGTCAACAACAGCCATCTTATATCTCCCAGAAGGGTCTACTATACCTATAAATACCTactatacagtgctttcggaaagtattcagaccccttgactttttccacattgattaAGTCGTTTTTTCCCCGCATCTAtttacacacgataccccataatgacaaagaaaaaacaggtttttagaaataaaaaacggaattatgacatttacataagtattcagaccctttactcagtactttgttgaagcacctttggcagcgataacagccttgagtcttcttgggtatgacgctacaagcttggcacacctgtatttggggagtttctcccattcttctctgcagatcctctcaagctctgtcaggttggatggggagcgttgctgcacagttattttcaggtctctccagagatggctctgactgggccactcaagggcattcagagacttgtcccggctgtgtgcttagggtcattgttttgtttctcatggtctgaatcctttaggtgccttttggcaaactccaagcggactgtcatgtgccttttactgagaagggtcttccatctggccactctaccataaaggcctgattggtggagtgctgcagagatggttgtccttctggatggttctcccatctccacagaaagAACTCTGgagcttcttggtcacctccctgaccaaggcccttctcccccgattgctcagtttggctgggtggccagctctaggaagagacttggtggttccaaacttcttccatttaagaatgatggaggccactgtgttcaatgctgcagacattttttggtacccttccccagatctgtacctcaacaaaatcctgtctcagagctctacggacaattcctttgacctcattgcttggtttttgctctgacataccctgtcaaatgtgggaccttatagacaggtgtgtgccttttcattttcaatcaattacatttaccacaggtggactccaagttgtaaaaacatcttaaggatgatcaatggaaatgggatgcacctgagctcaatttcgagtctcattgcaaatgttctaaatacttatgtaaacaaggtatttcagtttatttgcaaagcattctaaaaacctgttttcgcttcgtcagtatgtggtattgtgtatagattgatgaggatttatttttatttaatcaattttagagtaagtcaagcggtctgaatactttccgaatgcactgtatgtgtataaaAAATACCCGTGTATGATATGTGAAGTATATTTCTGGTTGTGTGTGTCCCTGCAGTAGCTGGGATGGGAAGCAGGGCCCGGTGAAGGATGCCTACAGTCTGGCCAACAACCCTCAGTACCGGCTGGAGGTGACCTGTCCTGCAGGGGGCACCGCTGTCTGGGTGCTGCTGACCAGACACATCACTGACAAGgtgcacacactgtctgtctggctgtccacCACCACACAGTATCAGACAATGTCTCATTTTCTCCCATAGAAACAATAATCACTCTGTTGTTGTCCTTTTGATGTTCAGGACGACTTTGCACAAAACAGGGAGTTCATCACCTTGGTGGTTTACAAGACAGAGGGAAAGAAAGTTTACTACCCTGGTGAGTTTCtcatggaagtgtgtgtgtgtgtgtgtttcctctgacTGTCTCGTATGTTCCTCCTCAGCGGACCCTCCCCCCTACATAGATGGGATCAGGATCAACAGCCCCCACTACCTGACCAAGATGAGACTAACCAGCGCtggaacacacacattcacactggtGGTGTCACAGTACGAGAAGCAGAACACCATCAACTACACCCTgagggtgagacacacacacacacacacacacattgtgtcaGATACATCTCCTGAGTGTCAGATCTGTCGCTGGCAGGTAAACACTGCGATCCTGTTGTACTGCGGTGCAGATGTGTGCATGTAGCATGCCTCAAGCATCTCACAATAGAGCGTGAGAAAAGAGAGTGGGATGGTGGGggtgaagaagaagagggagtgGGAAGAGATGAAGAGCGAGAAAAGAGGAAAGTGTCTTGTTCCTCTTGGTGAGTGTGAAGTGTACGTACATATACCGTATACACAAGGAATAGAAACTAGATCTGAGTTGTATAATTCTACATTCTGAAACATGAAGCAGCCTCCTTTGTCCTctagtctgtgagtgtgtgttcataTCCATGCAGATTGAGTCATAAATTAACCGTGTGCTAATTATTTCATTAGAAACATTTCTGTGTCAGAACCCACTTGCAGAACTGTGAAATCAGTTGAAAGAGAGCTTGTGAGTTTGTCTGCAATTAATTGCTGTGTGTgacagagcgatggagagagactTTCTGTTGGTTTGTATATGAGTAAAAggttttatgttttgtgtgtgagtatgtgaccCAAACCTTTTTTTGCTCATTTATATTTCATAAACTCCCCTTGCCAACTGATCTGAAGTCTTTGAGGAGCTGTTATCTGATGTCTCACTAAAACAACATGTTTGGCCTCTGTAGAAGAGAAGAAACCCTGAAAGTAGTTGCATGTGTGTCTTTCTAAGTATGAAAGAGAAAAGCCAATCACCAGAGGAATATCTCTAGCCTTGACTGACAAGCAGCAAACTGGCTGTGAAATCAATTCCTGCACTCTCACTTCCTTAAAAATAATCTGGAGAATTAGTGTAGAGTTCTCGTGAGGTACGGAACGAACATGATTTCTTCCATCTGTATAAGAGCTGGCCAGTATTCTTCCTGGAGTTTCTTCCTGATGTTTCTATGTTGTGCTGATCACATCCCTGCTTATTCAGTTCCAACAGAGTAATAGACGTTTCCCTCCAACAGGTCTACTCTGGATGCAAGTTCTCCTTCTCCAAGATCCCAACGCCCTTCACTCATACCAAACGGGTAATATTTACTTCCACTTGTCTCTTTGTTGTTCACATTCTCTATTGGCATGATAACAAAATCACCATCTCACATAGCTgaagccccctctctctccctgtgcagATCAATGGCCAGTGGAAAGGGCCGAGTGCGGGGGGCTGTGGGAACTACAAGGATTCGTACAAGCACAACCCCATCTACCAGTTTAACCTGGAGCGCCCAGGACCCATGCTCATAGAGCTACGAGGCTCCAGGTAAGACTCACACCTCCACACCACTGGGGGCACTACACCCAGTAGGGACACTATGGCTCAATCACAATTGATGGATATAAAATGAATGTCCTCTTGTACACAGCACTTTTAATACTCAAGTGTTCATCCTGTCCGTCAAACCTTCTCTAATCCGAGGTGACTGCAGAAGGACTACTCTCCACAGCTTTACACTCTGCCCTGACCCACCTGGATAAAACCAAcacatgtgagaatgctgtttgtAGACTAGCTCAGCATTCAATTCAGTCATTCCCTCTAGGCTGGTCACCAAACTCCATGACCTAGGGATGTAACTGGACTTTGGACTTCCTGACCAACAGACCACATTCTGTCAGGTTAGACAACTTCACCTCCTCAACCCTGAACACCGGTGTGCCACAGGGCTGCGTGctgagccccctcctgtactccctcctCACCTGTGTTCCTGTACACGGTTCCAACAGCATCAAGTTCGCAGACGACAccacggtggtaggcctgatcagtgACAATGacgagtcagcctacagggaggaggtcaagcACCTGGCTGCATGGTGCGCTGACAACAACCTGGCCCTCAATGCAAAGAAAACCAAGGAGCTCATTGTAGATTACAGGAAGTCTAAAAGCTGAACACCCTTCACATCCATGCCACAAACTGTGTGCCATTCTACCATCAGGCAGGTGGTACAGGTCTCTACGTTCCCGCACTAGCAGGCTCAAGAACAGTTTCTTTCCAGCTACTGTAACCCTGCTGAACACTGTAACAGCCATATCCACATCTTAGTACTGCCTCTCGGGGACCTTGTTGCACTACTCTCTTTGCACTCTTCACAGTACTAcgggactctgacattgctttgCAAAGTCTGTATAAAGGACATTATTCAGTTGTACATGCCCACCTCGGTAACCTGTATTTCAGTTGCATGCCTCCTTGCACTTTCATACATCCCACTTCATATCATACATTGTACTTAATTGTTTTACTTGTACATTTTTTGCACTCTTTTATTTGCACTTCTGGTCAGATGCTAACTGTATTTAGTTATACTGTACTTGTTCAATGACAAAGTTGAATCTAATCTAAATGACTACAATATGCATGGTCTGCATTGTGTCTGACAGTCTGACTCCAATGAGACTTTGTCATGGCACATCTGGAAAATTTGAGCTGTCACAGAATACGATTGCCAGGTGTAAATGTGACCAGCCAGACTAGCAGTCAGTTTCCAGTGTTACTCGACTCCCTTACGTCATCCTGTAGGGGGTCATCTTTAATAGATAATCTGGTGCTCCTAATTcaaatctgtctctctgtctgtaggcagTATAGTGCAGGTTCTGGTTGCTTGTGGTGTTGTTATCTtgtctcggtctctccctctctaggcAGTACAGTGTGGGCTTTGAGATGGTGACTGTGTCCACTGTAGTAGAGCCAGGACCTGCAGGCCACCCGAAGAAGAACAGTGGAGACTACAGGTACTCACCCAGGATTCACAGGAGATAGTGTGTTTGTCTATCAGCATATAGAGGTATTCAGGGACAGTACATAGTGTTGAGTTCCAGATGAGTTCAATCCTAATATTAACCCTTTACCCTCGTGGGAATTGGCATATATAGATGGGGCTAAATAGGAATATTTATTACAGAAGAGATATGGAAAGCATATGCATAGCAATGGTAGCAATttaaagggaacagtttggagattatggtAAAATAATTAGACTAAAGTTGAGGATACAACAGTTCACCAGACacgactgaatccaaacattctGCTGTTGATTTGATGTGTATTGTATTAATGATAACGAGATCTGAAAATACTCcttcagtaacatgataagaatattcaTGGTTTGGGGTAGGTCCAACATAAGACAGAAAATTGACAAGAGTTTGAGTGAGAGGTCAAGCTGGTGTTTTAAGtggccacacacacctctcctaagtatgcacagttcctaagtaacTTCAATACACTTGTATGACTAAAATACGAGTCTTCAACTACAAGGTGCTTTTTTTgatctctcctagctgtgccgagCAAGCGCACTGGTAGTTgttgtttggaacacagccct
The genomic region above belongs to Oncorhynchus mykiss isolate Arlee chromosome 3, USDA_OmykA_1.1, whole genome shotgun sequence and contains:
- the LOC110514114 gene encoding calpain-7, translating into MDCTALEHDAVKFAKTAVICDQNGKYNEAVFYYKEAAQALIYAGMAGSKLEGIQDKVNEYLDRVQALHNAVQAQSSDPLKSKQQVDLERAHFLVTQAFEEDEKGNGDEAIELYTQGVELCIQTSHDTTDQGLQGKLKQLARQALDRAEGLKESQSASPLAQSPQDRPGPSGAKPSGGPCPVRQFFPLGPDFSLQNRPQPVRPVQSSEPQGQRYTSEEIEVLRSTSKINGTPFVPFMSVDLKERFAFPVPFSDKLGKLALSPKQRTIFSRWVRPDEICNNPTMILSVSSFSIKQTVVSDCSFVASLAISAAYERRYNKKLITSIIYPQNRRGEPEYNPCGKYMVKLHINGVPRKVIIDDFLPCGQNGELLCSYSSNRNELWVSLIEKAYMKVMGGYDFPGSNSNIDLHALTGWIPERIAMHSDNQSFIKDDTFRMLYQRFHRGDVLITTATGVMTEEEGERWGLVPTHAYAVLDIREHKGKRFLQLKNPWSHLRWKGRFSERDEKNWTPELLKYLNFDPKTAQKFDNGVFWITFEDLCQYYDVIYLSWSPALFRESSCIHSSWDGKQGPVKDAYSLANNPQYRLEVTCPAGGTAVWVLLTRHITDKDDFAQNREFITLVVYKTEGKKVYYPADPPPYIDGIRINSPHYLTKMRLTSAGTHTFTLVVSQYEKQNTINYTLRVYSGCKFSFSKIPTPFTHTKRINGQWKGPSAGGCGNYKDSYKHNPIYQFNLERPGPMLIELRGSRQYSVGFEMVTVSTVVEPGPAGHPKKNSGDYRCGFCYMEADHVPAGIYNVIPTTFLPKQEGPFFLDFSSTTPLKVSQLQ